The Populus alba chromosome 4, ASM523922v2, whole genome shotgun sequence genome contains a region encoding:
- the LOC118030326 gene encoding uncharacterized protein: MTNGHETRDRIVFSRDKVAQTLKRRAFSCTNLDTEFITMNCSIPFRSSPLLPLLSSSIQKPQWKAQRLLWSSSKEPARIAKHNQKMTARTRAIAESLILGVASEPRPRDVSVLLQTGAVLLLAYGIANFIFPAFISDYYEFDKVSEEDIKPNDAADPSDEASDPSDDAADPSDDEADP; the protein is encoded by the exons ATGACAAATGGACACGAGACCAGGGACCGAATTGTTTTCTCTCGAGATAAGGTTGCTCAGACACTGAAGCGAAGAGCATTCTCCTGCACAAATTTGGACACCGAATTTATCACCATGAACTGCAGCATTCCATTTCGCTCTTCACCACTCCTTCCCTTACTTTCAAGCTCCATACAGAAACCTCAATGGAAGGCACAGAGACTACTTTGGTCTTCTAGCAAAGAGCCTGCTAGAATTGCTAAGCATAACCAAAAAATGACAGCAAGAACAAGGGCCATTGCTGAATCCCTCATTCTTGGAGTCGCTTCTGAACCTAGACCTCGCGATGTATCAGTTCTCCTACAAACAGG TGCTGTGCTTCTGCTAGCGTATGGGATAGCCAATTTCATCTTTCCAGCTTTCATCTCCGATTACTATGAATTTGACAAGGTGAGTGAAGAAGACATAAAGCCTAATGATGCTGCTGATCCCTCGGATGAAGCGTCTGATCCCTCGGACGACGCGGCTGATCCCTCGGACGACGAGGCTGATCCCTAG
- the LOC118030247 gene encoding uncharacterized protein, whose amino-acid sequence MDGLQLVSMPPRNAFRADQPKAMRGLQPDPPYATKSCTRNFLETGACHQSQNKVPNKETRSNVFPDYSSCQSSVTCPDFYVSTPKECNAVSSLEANSSNVDKSANKKSRQKTRRGKLNKRVSSDTGSAEPEVLSEYAHESSTSEAGSYNDHGDELIYSATSPEVSLPDGSSNQIVFEGDIRFSNSEAQVICTSNIGEVVAVETFEALDVSSAVGSSNQIDFEGDPRFSNSETSMICSSKIDEVATVEDIIPCIAHNFPGECQMINSEIIIQTKGKGSSQISCCDDMQSKDFSYANDSSLVLDYVSIGSNSDDDPNDSYRSKPFLEASSRGSVLEAPGCNSRKGSLSYKNSFNGVVDTYHHTEGSKHGSQNFSSSDTQLLTSGKKGKQIKALPRSAGAHKYGGFGNLHVRAGKEINHSVWKKVQRNDVDTEIKISPVSFQSDMSLKETPSLKRNCIVAEVNTLSRTENKKLLKDKVSKKLKRKNSLGSKLDYSCHGRGCSSNKASFNTRAKTGMRQNETFGLTAQVDDQKGGKSISRTHSVNTCLMVGFQPSRVECANSESVNSLQVFPESLQPLQSTYDTVSSPRHHHTENQGNSPAKLSNLLDQNALKVPPPVCLPHLFFNKGPQMEKEITLAEHCKQNHSSGSVMQKWIPIGVRDSELATSTRFGNSLPDPSDRPAREYFTLRNVEENASFDSQDLVSLPFLGTCQGSGNASCSPKEDDHSKKLNNSTGWMFELNKKHVEADSSTSESSDQQFSAFEDNSIKIIQAVKDACRVQMECEAIQMSTGSPVAEFERFLSFFFSSY is encoded by the coding sequence ATGGATGGTTTGCAACTGGTTTCGATGCCACCTAGAAATGCATTCAGGGCCGATCAACCAAAGGCAATGAGAGGGCTTCAACCTGATCCACCTTATGCCACTAAGTCATGCACCAGAAATTTTCTTGAAACTGGTGCATGTCATCAGTCTCAAAATAAGGTTCCCAATAAAGAGACAAGATCAAATGTATTCCCTGACTATTCTTCATGCCAGAGTTCTGTCACTTGCCCTGATTTCTATGTTTCGACCCCAAAAGAATGTAATGCTGTTAGTTCACTTGAAGCTAATAGTTCTAATGTAGACAAGTctgcaaataaaaaatctcgACAAAAAACCAGGAGGGGAAAACTGAACAAGAGAGTTTCAAGTGATACTGGATCAGCTGAACCAGAAGTTTTGTCCGAGTATGCTCATGAAAGTTCAACTTCTGAAGCTGGTAGCTATAATGATCATGGAGATGAACTAATATATTCTGCAACTTCACCAGAAGTTTCATTGCCAGATGGTAGCAGTAACCAGATTGTCTTTGAAGGTGACATTAGATTCAGCAATTCTGAAGCACAGGTGATATGCACATCCAACATTGGTGAAGTGGTTGCTGTGGAAACTTTTGAAGCACTGGACGTTTCATCAGCAGTTGGTAGCAGTAACCAGATTGATTTTGAAGGAGATCCTAGATTTAGCAATTCTGAAACATCTATGATCTGCTCATCCAAAATTGATGAAGTTGCTACAGTGGAAGACATTATACCTTGTATAGCTCATAATTTTCCTGGGGAGTGTCAAATGATTAATTCTGAAATCATTATACAGACAAAAGGAAAGGGCTCCAGTCAGATCAGCTGTTGTGATGATATGCAATCCAAAGACTTCTCATATGCAAATGATTCCTCCCTAGTGTTGGACTATGTATCTATTGGTTCAAACAGTGATGATGACCCTAATGATAGTTATCGTTCAAAACCATTTCTTGAAGCTAGCAGCAGAGGTAGCGTTTTAGAAGCTCCAGGTTGCAATTCCAGAAAGGGGTctttatcttataaaaattcatttaatggTGTTGTAGATACCTACCACCACACTGAGGGCTCAAAGCATGGCAGTCAGAATTTTAGCAGCAGTGACACTCAATTACTTACATCAGGCAAGAAAGGCAAGCAAATAAAAGCATTACCCAGGAGTGCTGGTGCTCACAAATATGGAGGTTTTGGAAATTTGCATGTCCGGGCAGGGAAGGAAATCAACCATTCTGTCTGGAAAAAGGTTCAGAGGAATGATGTGGATACTGAAATTAAGATATCTCCTGTAAGCTTCCAGTCGGACATGAGTTTGAAAGAAACTCCTTCACTTAAAAGGAACTGTATTGTTGCTGAGGTAAATACATTATCAAGAACTGAGAATAAAAAACTGCTGAAAGACAAGGTTTCTAagaagttgaaaagaaaaaatagtctAGGTTCCAAATTAGATTACAGCTGTCATGGTAGGGGCTGCAGTTCCAACAAGGCCAGCTTTAATACTCGGGCAAAGACTGGCATGCGACAGAATGAAACATTTGGTCTCACAGCTCAAGTGGATGATCAAAAAGGAGGGAAATCTATTTCAAGAACTCATTCTGTGAATACTTGTTTGATGGTTGGGTTCCAGCCCAGCAGAGTTGAATGTGCGAATTCAGAATCAGTTAACAGCTTGCAAGTTTTCCCAGAATCGTTACAGCCACTTCAAAGTACTTATGATACTGTTTCCAGCCCAAGACACCACCATACAGAAAATCAAGGTAACTCACCAGCAAAGCTGAGCAATTTGTTGGACCAAAATGCGCTCAAGGTGCCACCTCCAGTTTGCcttcctcatcttttttttaataaaggtccccaaatggaaaaagaaattaCACTTGCTGAGCACTGTAAGCAAAACCATAGTTCAGGGTCAGTTATGCAGAAATGGATACCCATTGGGGTAAGAGATTCTGAATTGGCCACCTCTACTAGATTTGGTAATTCATTACCAGATCCTTCTGATAGACCAGCTCGTGAATATTTCACTTTGAGAAATGTTGAAGAAAATGCCAGTTTTGATTCTCAAGACCTAGTTTCTTTACCCTTTTTGGGCACATGCCAAGGTTCTGGAAATGCAAGTTGTTCTCCCAAGGAAGACGACCACagtaaaaagttgaataattctACTGGTTGGATGTTTGAGCTCAACAAGAAGCATGTTGAAGCTGACAGTTCAACTAGTGAATCCTCTGATCAACAATTTTCAGCTTTTGAAGAtaattcaataaagataatacAAGCAGTGAAGGATGCATGTAGGGTACAGATGGAATGTGAAGCTATTCAGATGTCCACTGGCAGTCCAGTTGCAGAGTTTGAaagatttctttcatttttcttctccagTTATTAG
- the LOC118030306 gene encoding uncharacterized protein: MRYHISHWDASGSAVQLFKNHTSQPINKAPDHGIFGTHEASESSEDSKVGRLPIFSVLIPKPRTTAAAQSVDIAWSDDAELLFEYFEPEQPQQRQPLYEKIQELVRSNTSSRCKMYGDPTNLASLNLHDLHPRSWYSVAWYPIYRIPDGNFRTAFLTYHSLGHLVHRSAKFDSPSKNVCVVSPVVGLQSYNAQGECWFQPRHSVNQTTGTPSLDPSVIMKERLRTLAETASLMARAVVNKGDQTSINRHPDYEFFLSRRGYSLL; the protein is encoded by the exons ATGAGATACCATATATCCCATTGGGATGCCTCTGGAAGTG CAGTTCAACTATTCAAAAACCATACAAGCCAACCCATAAACAAGGCTCCTGATCATGGGATTTTTGGTACACATGAGGCTAGTGAATCATCGGAGGATTCTAAAGTTGGCCGCCTTCCAATATTTTCTGTACTGATTCCTAAGCCTCGTACCACAGCTGCAGCTCAATCAGTTGATATCGCATGGTCTGATGATGCAGAGCTACTCTTTGAATACTTTGAACCAGAACAACCTCAGCAAAGACAACCATTATATGAGAA GATACAAGAGCTTGTTAGAAGTAACACATCTTCACGTTGCAAAATGTATGGGGACCCCACTAATTTGGCCTCTCTGAATCTACATGACTTGCACCCCAGATCCTG GTATTCAGTGGCATGGTATCCTATCTATAGGATACCAGATGGCAACTTTCGAACTGCATTTTTGACTTACCATTCACTTGGCCACTTGGTTCATAGAAGTGCAAAATTTGATTCCCCGAGTAAAAATGTATGCGTAGTTTCTCCAGTTGTGGGCCTTCAGAGTTACAATGCTCAG GGTGAATGCTGGTTCCAGCCACGGCACAGTGTAAACCAGACAACAGGAACTCCAAGCTTAGACCCTTCTGTGATCATGAAGGAGCGGCTGAGAACACTTGCAGAGACGGCATCTCTTATGGCCAGAGCTGTAGTAAACAAGGGAGATCAGACATCCATAAACAGACATCCTGATTATGAGTTCTTTCTTTCTAGGCGAGGCTATTCACTTCTATAG